Genomic DNA from Rhodothermus sp.:
TCCACTACGCGAATACCCGTACGGGCAAACTTGTCCATATAAGCCGGTCCGATGCCGCGTCGGGTCGTGCCGATGGCATCGGCATCCCGAAAACGCTCACGCGCTTCCTCCAGCTTACGATGATAGGGCATAATCAGGTGGGCATTGTGCGAGATGAGCAATCGCCCCTCCACTTCATATCCCAGCGAGCGGATCATACGGATCTCCTCAAGCAGGGCCACCGGATCGAGCACAACGCCATTGCCGATCACACAGGTAACGCCTTCATGAAAGATGCCACTGGGCACCAGATGCAGTACAAAGGTTTTATCTCCCCAGCAGATGGTATGTCCGGCATTGGCTCCTCCTTGATAGCGCGCGACAATGTCGACCTCCTGACTGAGCAGATCGACCATCTTCCCTTTACCTTCATCCCCCCATTGGCTTCCGATGACAACCGTTACCGGCATCGCTGAACACCTCTGGTTTTGTGTACAAACATGGTAAAGGCGGCGGTTGCGATCCGCCGCCTTCGTTCCCTAAGGGTGGCTCGTCCCGACCTCAGTCTGACGATTGCTCTACAGGCACCGGTGGATCACTTTCGAAGCTTTTGACGGCTTCCTCCACCGAATCGTAGTGCTTAAACACGGTAATCAGTTTGGTGATCACCAGCAGCGACTGAATGCGGTCAGCTACGTTGGCCAGCCGCAGATCTCCTCCCGCATTACGCAGCGAGGTCAACGCACTGATGAGCATCCCCAGCCCACTGGAGTTCATGAACTTCACTTTCGATAGATCCACGACCACATTTTTCTTCCCTTCTCGAATCAGTTCATGAATCTTTTCGTGCAGCTTGGCGCCATCAGGCCCTCCCATCACATTGCCTTTGAGCACAAGCACGACAGCATTGTAGCGTTCTTCGATGGAGAAATTCATTGTACCTACTGGGTTAGTTAGCGCGCCGTTGTCAGACGATGTGTCGCCTTCCTTTCTCGCAACTCAATCACCACAGGCGAAGCTACAAATATAGACGAATATGTACCAATAATAATACCTACCATCAAAGCGAACGAAAATCCTCGCAATACTTCCCCTCCAAATATAAAGAGGATACCCACCACCAGCAAGGTGGTACCCGAAGTGATTATGGTCCGGCTCAGCGTCGTATTGATCGAGAGGTTCACAACCTCATCAAACGGCTTGGTTTTAAAGAGGTTCATGTATTCGCGGATGCGGTCAAAGACGACCACCGTGTCGTTGAGCGAGTATCCTACGATGGTCAGGAAGGCTGCGATGATCGTCTGGTCGATCTCCAGGGAAAACGGCAACCAGCCATGGAGAAACGAGAACAGCCCGAGCGTGATCAGCACGTCGTGAAACAGGGCAGCCACAGCCCCTAAACTGAAGCGCCATTCAAAACGAATCAGGATGTAAACAAAAATGACAAGCAGAGCTCCCAGGATCGCATAAATAGCACCGCGTTTCAGATCTTCCGCAAAACGGGGGCCGACGATGTTCGTCTGCACCAACTCGGGCTGGGTTTCCGGAAAGCGTTCCCGGATGGTTTCCAGGATCTGCCGTTGCATTTCATCAATGTCGCCTTCGGCCGCCACCCGGATCAGGATATCCTCAGCGCCATAGGTCTTCACCTCAGGCTCCGATCCAAGCACAGGCGTCAGTGCTTCACGGATAGCGGTGGCACCAGGAGCGGTAGCCCCACGTACGATAAACTCCATTCCGCCTTTAAAGTCGATCCCCAGCTCCAGCCCACGTGTTACCAGGGACACCAGACTGAGCAACATGAGCAGGCCGGAGAAAACGTAGGCCTTTTTTCGATGCTGAACAAATGGAATATTGACATTCTCAAAGAGCCGCATGATTGCTTTCCGTCGGTTTGTCTGCTGTTTCAACCTACACTGACCATCACTTTGCGCTCCAACACCAGATAATCGAAGATGATGCGTGTAATCACGATGGCGCTAAAGAGCGACGCGGCAATTCCTGCCATGAGCGTTACGGCAAAGCCCTGAATAGGGCCCACCCCAAACGAATACAGAATGGCACCGGTGAAGAACGTCGTGATGTTTGCGTCAAAGATTGCGCTGAACGCTTTGGAATAGCCCAGGTCAATGGCTGCCCGCAACGTTTTG
This window encodes:
- the secF gene encoding protein translocase subunit SecF; its protein translation is MRLFENVNIPFVQHRKKAYVFSGLLMLLSLVSLVTRGLELGIDFKGGMEFIVRGATAPGATAIREALTPVLGSEPEVKTYGAEDILIRVAAEGDIDEMQRQILETIRERFPETQPELVQTNIVGPRFAEDLKRGAIYAILGALLVIFVYILIRFEWRFSLGAVAALFHDVLITLGLFSFLHGWLPFSLEIDQTIIAAFLTIVGYSLNDTVVVFDRIREYMNLFKTKPFDEVVNLSINTTLSRTIITSGTTLLVVGILFIFGGEVLRGFSFALMVGIIIGTYSSIFVASPVVIELRERKATHRLTTAR
- a CDS encoding STAS domain-containing protein, encoding MNFSIEERYNAVVLVLKGNVMGGPDGAKLHEKIHELIREGKKNVVVDLSKVKFMNSSGLGMLISALTSLRNAGGDLRLANVADRIQSLLVITKLITVFKHYDSVEEAVKSFESDPPVPVEQSSD